In Anomalospiza imberbis isolate Cuckoo-Finch-1a 21T00152 chromosome 10, ASM3175350v1, whole genome shotgun sequence, the DNA window GGCGCCCCGGGGGGCCCCATGGCTGACGGCGGTGGAGGCATCAGCAACATGGGGGGGCTGAAGAGAGGGGGGAGGCCGGGCGGGCCGTAGGACTGCTGGCTGTGGTGGCTGCGGATGCTGTGAGCCAGGGAGTGCTGGCTGcgctggctgtgctggctggccGGCACCGAGCGCTCGCTGGCCGCACGCTCGCGCCGCATGCTGCTCCTCGTGGTGTGGTCCGACTCGCTCCCGCTGCCGCCTGACTTCGACTCCCCGgtcttctctctctccttcctcctctcgCTGCCACTGCGGTTGGAACCGCTGCTCCGGCTCCCTGTGAAGCACATGAGGCAAGGTTAGGCGCCAGCTTGGACAAGCCAGGAAGAACGCGTGGATTCTCCTCTAGCCGAGGGAGGACTGCAGCATgctctggcacagccaggccccAGCACAGTCTGTGCTCTCAGTCTCCCTTCAGCAACGAGTCCCACGACCCTTCTGAGACGGCTTCTACCCTGGCTTCCCCCACACAGGGCCTTGCCCAAGcagccttttcctgctgctgtcctgtaCTGAACAGGACATCTGCCCACCTACAGGCATATTTTAGTCCTTTTCACTTACCTTCACTGTGCTGACTGCCTGCACTGCCTCCTCCGTAGCTGTAGCCTGGGTCAGGGAAGCCGGGATGGGGGTTGTATGGATGAGGTGGTGGATACTGATAGGGGAAGGCCATAGGCCAGGGGGCGGCTCCTGGGTGGGGGAGCGGAGCCAAAGTGTCCTGATCAGAGGCACCACTGGAGCCATCATGATCATGAAGAGACAGATTAGCCATGTCTGCAAGAAAGCAGAGAATAGGGGTTAATCCAAGCAGAAAAACAACCGTGTGTGGTGAAGCAGTTTTCTGTCCATTCTTGCTGATGGACAAGGACAGGATATGCAAAGAGACACAAGAAGTtggctctctctctctgttaGTCAATGCCACCATTTGGGCTTCCTGGCTGAACaactgccaggctgtgggagtCCAAGCTGCCACTCTAATACAGAGACCAGACTGGTGGGAAAGGACCACATCAGAGCTACAGCTCACCCTGCCAATTCCCTCCCCCATTTTATCTGAGCAGAACCCAGTTGCCTGAGCACTAACCCCTTGCCAGCACTGAAATTCAGAGCCTGGAGACAGTCAGTAAAGACTGACTCTGCTATGACTGCCCAGGAGAAAAGATCACATAGTAGGTAACACTGTCACCTGCTGCTTCCAACTTCACTAcctcagcagcaggacaagggaGCTGGGATATTCTTCATCACTCCTTTAACAGAGTCTGTAGAACAAGGGGCCCAGCCTGATGGCAATGGCTGTaggtgtgtccccatggtgtcagCAGGGTTCTGCAGGACCACTACCCCTCCATCCTCTCCTTCCCACCCATGCCAAGAGCCATACTTCCACAGAGGTCCCCGAAGATGTAGTAGCACTGCTCCGAGAAGGTGATCTTGTTCACGGTGTGTCGGATGTAGCCAGCCTTCAGCAGATTGCTGGCATATTTGCGGGACTCACGGCGGTCTGTAAAGCCCTCCACATGGTGATAGAGCCAATCTACCACATCCGAACCTGCCACCAAATGTAGAATTAAATTTGGCAAGAGAGAGGAAGACGGCGGCTCTTGAGGCAGTGAGCCACACTGGAGCAAAGGCAAAGTGGGTCAAAAGGTTCAATTTGTGACTCTTGCCTAGCCAGCGGTTTGTTTATGGTGACAAAGATGCTCCCTTGGACATCTGCCTGAAAATGGGCCACCCACTCCCCagtccctgcctctgctgcaggcagcacggTCTCTTACCAATGAAGGCATTGGGGATGGTGATCTTCAGCCACATGCGGTCACGCACCTCGAGGCCTGACTCTGGTGAGGCCATGGCTTTGACAATGGTGGCCATGTCACTGTGGATGGACAGGTGAAAGTCATCGAGGCCTATGGTGTGGATGAAGGAAGGTAGGCAGAGGTGAGAGAGAACAGAAGAGACAAGAGGGCCACATGGAAGCATCACACACGGGAGGAATGGGCCAGGGAACAATACATCGCAGACAGCCTCGGGGTACACGCTGTGTAACCCCCCTTCCAGCCTTCCCGTGTTATCCTTCACATGTCAGCAGTTTCCTCTTGGGCAAAGCCCAGGCAAGAGTCACAAACTTACAACAAACTCTTGGCTTGTTGCCTCACCCAAGCTCTCCAGACCCTTGCTTCAGGGCTCTATATATCAAATCATCCCAAACCTTCAGAAAGCAACCAAGAGGCTTGTGCTCAGCAGGACCCTGCCCCACCACAAGGCTCTTTGCTCTCAGCTGCCTCCTCCTTCTGCTGTCTGGGAGGAGCTCTCAATTGCTCCAGGGACATGCTGAATCCCTCTGGCTCCACATTCTCAGCAGCCAACCCCGACTGGTCTGAGCCTTTCCTCTACACCTGCCACAGCTCCTGATTGCAGCCAGGCTCCTCTACTCTCCTCACATAGAAGGCTTAAAAACATGGTATTAATTCTCCCAGGCAGAACTCGCACTGATCAAAGTGCCGGCCCAGCGAGAGCTGCTGCCCTCCCAGTCCCTTGGCAGGGCAGATCAGGCccaccccagctgtccccaggcagaTGTATTGCTCCCTTCACAGCATAGTGAAGGTGAGGAGGCCGTGCAGCGGGTGCAGCACGGAGGCACAAGGACTTACGTTCGGTCTCTGGGATGGAGCTGGTGATGGAGGAGCTGGTGGAAGTGATTGTGCTCATGGATGGACTCATACCGTACGCTGGGTAGGTGCCAGTCATCGCTGCCGTGTGAGACACCCAGGCTGCCGGGTCGATGGGCCGGATGGGCTCACCTGCAACGAAGAAAGAGTCAGTCAGTAATTGTAAGAAATTATCACCTCATCAAAACAACCtctggggagggacagggattCAGCACAGCCCATTCCATCCCCAGTATTTGCCGGGACTCACCCGGATCGGAGCATGGAGAGTCTGGCCCAGCCCAGATCCGCTGGGGAGCAACtgggagagaaagaagagagggaGGGTCAGCAGGAGAGGTGCAGAGGGAGAGATCCCCCTATGGCTTAAGGGGGGGTTTCTCTTTCCTCTGGCGCCCCAAGCAAGTGACCTCCCTGCCCCAGTGAAACGCGTCCCCAGCGTGATGTGGGAAGAAGGGCTGGGCTTATGGGCATTTTGATTTGGGAATAGGACATAGCAGCCTCCTAAAAGGAGAGCTGAAACCCCATCAAACCCCAATTCAGTGCCCCATGGAGTCACACACATAGGGGAGGAACAAGACAACAACCAAGTAAGTGCTTAAGGCGGGGCTCTCACATGAGCTGGGCACCAGCGCTAAGGGTGGGTCAGCTATCCACTTACTCCTGGGTAACGAGAAGCAGCCCCGCGGACTGGGGTCCCAGCACTTGGCCACTGTCAGGGTGATGGGCCTGCAACAAAAAGGTGAGAGTTAGAACCAGAGCAGAGTAACACAAACCCCTGCATGATGAGTGGATGCTGTGTGCCAGCTCTCTCCTGGGAGACAGGGAGAAGCTGCTAGCAAAGTGACTTTGTTCCCCTCCAGCTTTGGGTTTCCCTAGTGACATGAACAAAATGATGTGACCCTGCTGAGGGTTGCTGATGACCCaaatagaatcagagaatcacagcaaagtttgttttggaaaggatctttaaaggtcatctagtcccaTTGCCCTGTAATGAGCAGCAACATGGCATCCCCACAAAAAAGGAGCACAGACCCCAATTCCCTGCAATTCCATTGGCTGCAATTCTTGCATTGGACATAAAAACCCAAGAATCAAAGCAACACCAAAACCCTAAGTTCTGAGCTTCTGCAGAGGCATTGGCAGAGGTGGCTGGAAGATACAACTCACACACTCCAAGCACAAACTGTGCAGATGTCCCTGGGTGGAAGGAACCACCCAAGTACTCACCCCGGCTTGTGCACGATCTCCCTCAGCACCCTCACTGCATCATCGTTGCTCATGTTCTCAAAGTTGATGTCATTTACCTACAAACAACACAAAGAGGTGAGTCCCAAAGATATGACTAGAGGCTGAACTCCCCACTCAGCTCAGCAGTGACTCAGCTTCCCGGGTTTAGCCTGCCAAAGTTCTTAGGGAGGTTTCCGGGTCTTTTCTTAACTGCTTTCCCAGGCCCAAAGATGGAGATATGTGGGTGTGAAGTACCTGCAAGAGCATGTCTCCTGGCTCAATCCTGCCATCAGCTGCCACAGCACCTCCCTTCATGATGGAGCCAATATAAATGCCTCCATCCCCACGCTCATTGCTCTGTCCCACAATAGAAATGCCCAGAAAGTTGTATTTCTCTGCAGGgatggaaagagaaagaagtaaGTTACCCCAAAGCACCAAGCACAAGCAGACCTAACCGCAGTAAAACCACATCCTAATGGTGGTGATTTGCACCCCTGTCCCAGAGAAATGTCCCGGGACACACAAACTCTTGAGAGACAATTTCTACAAGAGAAGCCAATCTCCTACATAATCCATCTCCTCACTCCTCCCCCACATGTTCTCTTTGCCCCAGCTCCCTCTCCACGACCCAGTCTCGCTCTGGAAGGACTGCAGGCTCCATGCACACCTCCCACTCACCCATATTCAGCGTGACCGTGATGATGTTCAGGGACATGGTGGAGTCTGTGATGCTGCTGAAGGACGAGGACTGCAACGTAAGCAAAACATGAGATGTCCTCCTGTGCCTCAGTAACATTCCCAGCCCTAGCTTCCTCCACTTGTCCTTTTCTTCCTGCCCCACCTTGTGGCACCACAGCCACCACCCACAACTCCAGTCTTATGCTGGGAGTTCTGCAGAGCTAGAGAACAGCCATGGTCCTTATGACCTCTTTACAGCCTGGACAAGGCCTGTGGTCGAGCTCTTGAGCCTACATTGGCTTGGAAAAGGTTCACAGCACTTTTTGAAGTCTCAGTCCTTGGACACTCGTCCGAAGCCACGCCCACAGCAAAAACAGCTGAATCCCTGTGAGCCCACCCTGACCTGCACTGCCCTTCCCAGGATacccagcccctccctgggtACCCGCTCAATGCGTGGAGCCTTCTGTTTCCTCCGGCGTCGCTTGTGCCTCCTCATTAGACGGGAAGCACTGCTTTGCTCCGTTGAACTGCTAAACCTGCAGGCAAAAGCAAGAGTCAGCTCTCCTGCTGCCATAGTGGTGGCTCTGGCAGCAAGAGAGCCACGGAAATGGCAAAGGGAATAGAAGactgcaggggcagaggggagaaCATGCACATGGGGGACAGACAATGGCAGATGGGTCCGCTGGGTGAGATGGAAGCAGGTCTGAGCCCAGGACTACTGTGTCCTGCAAAGGCATCTCTCTCTTCTGAGAGTCAGGGGGAAATTAGTGTTTCCCCAAGACCTAAGCACTCCTACCTGCTGGTGGAGTCATCTTCATCTGAATCGAAGAAGCTGGTGGTCTCCAGCTCGCTGCTCATGAGTGTGGAGGAGCTCTCATACCCACCCAGGTCTCGGCGCCGCTCTCCCTTCACTGTCCCATTCACCCTGGGTGCTGTGAAAAGACAAGGCTCAGTGGGCTTGAGACAAACCCTTCCCCTATGAAGGGCTCATGGCAACCTCCTCAGAACAAACGTGGCCATCAGTCAATCCCATCTAGTGCCAAATAACTCCCAGTCTATCCTGGGCTCAGATCCATCTCCTATGGGATACCTCTTCTATCACTACAGGATAGGAAGAGGCTGATGGGCCAGTAGGAATAATGCTGCTAAACTTGTGGAAGACTTGCAGCTGTTTCCTTGGAAGAGCAAGAAGCAGCACAAGTGCCAAGGCTAAAGCTTACTCTTCTAAGAAGACAGAGGCAAAACTGTCTCCAGCTCTTGGGGCTTCTGCAGGAGATCTCCCTTGACCCCAAACGGTTCAACACCAAGCTCTGATGTAACACAGGTGTTAGCTCCTACCTCCAATGTGAGGCTATGGACCTTCTAAAAGCTACAGAATAGCCCTTTTGAGCTGGGAAGGTTCTGCAGAGCAGGAAGCTGCCCCAGGTCTGGAGTTGGTGCTGCCAACCATGCCCCACCCATGCCTTTGCAGAGCTCTCCCCATGTTACCAGCACTCACCATGCTCAGGCCCATCTGTCCGACGAGGTCGTTCCCTCTGTGATGAGACCACTGAGTCTGTCTCCGTTTCATTGTCCAAGTTTTCCCGACTCCCCCCAGTGTTAGGGCTGTGATGagataaaagcaaacaaatatgTTCAACAGAGAACAACTTGACAAGGCTCTCTCTACCTCTGTCCTGACCAACACAAGGTTCCAGCCTTCAGCTGTCTCCTTCTTGAGGGACAGGAACAACCACAGCACACCTACAAGTGCAGGACAAAGGACTGGGGATGCTGTGCTGGCTCTTTCCTTGCATTATTTTCAGCATGTCCTTGTTTGTTGAATAGTGCAGCTCCACTTCAAATCGGCTCCCAGCCCCACTCTCCTCCCCTCTTGCTGGCTGTCATCCCTGACAATTTGGGGTAAGAgtgtcccagcctggcctgggataCTGGTCTGGATTACAGCAAATGCACCATGTGGCCCTTGGAAACCAGAACAGACGTCCATGTAACTTACTGGAAAGAAGGGGGCCTGGAGTCTCCAATTCCTCCTGTGCGCTCCATGGAGGGTGGCAGCTCTGTCTGGTTATCGGCACAGACAGAGCCAGCATCTGAATGAGAACCCTCTGCAGACACCAGCTGGAGGGATgagagacagaaaaggaaactgaGAAAACATTTATAAGAGTGGCCAAAGGAGCTGGCCAAAAGCCTGCCTGGCCAGGATCTCATTTCTGGCCATTGACAGCAGcagatgcccaggagcaggtaCGGAACAGGCCAAGCATGTAGCAACATTTCCCCCCCAAGGCCTTCCCAGACACTGGCTATTTGTGGCTTGGGAATTCCTGACCCAGCAGTGAAGCCCGTGTGGGTGACAGCTGTGCTTGGACACTCTAACTTCACCTGAACACTCACACCACACACTCAGGTAACCTTTAGCACACATCCTGCAGCAGGGACTGGATTCCCCCAGTTCTCACACTAGAAAAGACAGTTACGAGTCATTCCTTTCCTCAGCTCTAGCAGCCTCTACACTTCTGCCTACAAGCTGTGGGTCCAACAGGACTTTCACCTGCACAACCCTCAGAAGCTGGGCATAACAGAGCTCAGGGCCAAGACTGGCTTTGAAATAGACTCTTGAAACAGACTGGCTTCCATATGTACTTCACAAACTTTCATGTTGTGTTCAACTTATTGGCTTGAGCACAACCTTCAGCCAATCTCTGGGATGCTCAATGGATTCCCCAGTGCAGAAATTCAAGAAAGGGGTAAACCTCTTTATACCAGCCATGCTGTGGGGCAGCCCAGGCACACCAACACACCAGCATTCTGGCTCTATAATAAACCATCAACTTCAGGGCTCAGGGAATGAGCTGGAGACTGTCCCAGGGGCCATGGGCTTGCCAGTGGAATGAAACAGAGGATAGCCCAAATGAGCTGCTCCCCAATGCAGGAGGGCACAAACAccgcctttttcttttttttcttttttgtaaacAATACGGAGGAAATGTGgttattctcagttcagtcagagagaaagagggttttctaaccaggcgagagcctgggagacagttgggaaagaatgtaa includes these proteins:
- the DVL3 gene encoding segment polarity protein dishevelled homolog DVL-3 isoform X2, which encodes MAAAETKIIYHLDEQETPYLVKLPIPAERVTLGDFKGLLNRPNYKFYFKSMDDDFGVVKEEISDDNAKLPCFNGRVVSWLVSAEGSHSDAGSVCADNQTELPPSMERTGGIGDSRPPSFHPNTGGSRENLDNETETDSVVSSQRERPRRTDGPEHAPRVNGTVKGERRRDLGGYESSSTLMSSELETTSFFDSDEDDSTSRFSSSTEQSSASRLMRRHKRRRRKQKAPRIERSSSFSSITDSTMSLNIITVTLNMEKYNFLGISIVGQSNERGDGGIYIGSIMKGGAVAADGRIEPGDMLLQVNDINFENMSNDDAVRVLREIVHKPGPITLTVAKCWDPSPRGCFSLPRIAPQRIWAGPDSPCSDPGEPIRPIDPAAWVSHTAAMTGTYPAYGMSPSMSTITSTSSSITSSIPETERLDDFHLSIHSDMATIVKAMASPESGLEVRDRMWLKITIPNAFIGSDVVDWLYHHVEGFTDRRESRKYASNLLKAGYIRHTVNKITFSEQCYYIFGDLCGNMANLSLHDHDGSSGASDQDTLAPLPHPGAAPWPMAFPYQYPPPHPYNPHPGFPDPGYSYGGGSAGSQHSEGSRSSGSNRSGSERRKEREKTGESKSGGSGSESDHTTRSSMRRERAASERSVPASQHSQRSQHSLAHSIRSHHSQQSYGPPGLPPLFSPPMLLMPPPPSAMGPPGAPPGRDLASVPPELTASRQSFRMAMGNPTKNYGVFDFL
- the DVL3 gene encoding segment polarity protein dishevelled homolog DVL-3 isoform X5 encodes the protein MAAAETKIIYHLDEQETPYLVKLPIPAERVTLGDFKGLLNRPNYKFYFKSMDDDFGVVKEEISDDNAKLPCFNGRVVSWLVSAEGSHSDAGSVCADNQTELPPSMERTGGIGDSRPPSFHPNTGGSRENLDNETETDSVVSSQRERPRRTDGPEHAPRVNGTVKGERRRDLGGYESSSTLMSSELETTSFFDSDEDDSTSRFSSSTEQSSASRLMRRHKRRRRKQKAPRIERSSSFSSITDSTMSLNIITVTLNMEKYNFLGISIVGQSNERGDGGIYIGSIMKGGAVAADGRIEPGDMLLQVNDINFENMSNDDAVRVLREIVHKPGPITLTVAKCWDPSPRGCFSLPRSEPIRPIDPAAWVSHTAAMTGTYPAYGMSPSMSTITSTSSSITSSIPETERLDDFHLSIHSDMATIVKAMASPESGLEVRDRMWLKITIPNAFIGSDVVDWLYHHVEGFTDRRESRKYASNLLKAGYIRHTVNKITFSEQCYYIFGDLCGNMANLSLHDHDGSSGASDQDTLAPLPHPGAAPWPMAFPYQYPPPHPYNPHPGFPDPGYSYGGGSAGSQHSEGSRSSGSNRSGSERRKEREKTGESKSGGSGSESDHTTRSSMRRERAASERSVPASQHSQRSQHSLAHSIRSHHSQQSYGPPGLPPLFSPPMLLMPPPPSAMGPPGAPPGRDLASVPPELTASRQSFRMAMGNPSEFFVDVM
- the DVL3 gene encoding segment polarity protein dishevelled homolog DVL-3 isoform X1, with translation MAAAETKIIYHLDEQETPYLVKLPIPAERVTLGDFKGLLNRPNYKFYFKSMDDDFGVVKEEISDDNAKLPCFNGRVVSWLVSAEGSHSDAGSVCADNQTELPPSMERTGGIGDSRPPSFHPNTGGSRENLDNETETDSVVSSQRERPRRTDGPEHAPRVNGTVKGERRRDLGGYESSSTLMSSELETTSFFDSDEDDSTSRFSSSTEQSSASRLMRRHKRRRRKQKAPRIERSSSFSSITDSTMSLNIITVTLNMEKYNFLGISIVGQSNERGDGGIYIGSIMKGGAVAADGRIEPGDMLLQVNDINFENMSNDDAVRVLREIVHKPGPITLTVAKCWDPSPRGCFSLPRSKWIADPPLALVPSSFAPQRIWAGPDSPCSDPGEPIRPIDPAAWVSHTAAMTGTYPAYGMSPSMSTITSTSSSITSSIPETERLDDFHLSIHSDMATIVKAMASPESGLEVRDRMWLKITIPNAFIGSDVVDWLYHHVEGFTDRRESRKYASNLLKAGYIRHTVNKITFSEQCYYIFGDLCGNMANLSLHDHDGSSGASDQDTLAPLPHPGAAPWPMAFPYQYPPPHPYNPHPGFPDPGYSYGGGSAGSQHSEGSRSSGSNRSGSERRKEREKTGESKSGGSGSESDHTTRSSMRRERAASERSVPASQHSQRSQHSLAHSIRSHHSQQSYGPPGLPPLFSPPMLLMPPPPSAMGPPGAPPGRDLASVPPELTASRQSFRMAMGNPTKNYGVFDFL
- the DVL3 gene encoding segment polarity protein dishevelled homolog DVL-3 isoform X4; this translates as MAAAETKIIYHLDEQETPYLVKLPIPAERVTLGDFKGLLNRPNYKFYFKSMDDDFGVVKEEISDDNAKLPCFNGRVVSWLVSAEGSHSDAGSVCADNQTELPPSMERTGGIGDSRPPSFHPNTGGSRENLDNETETDSVVSSQRERPRRTDGPEHAPRVNGTVKGERRRDLGGYESSSTLMSSELETTSFFDSDEDDSTSRFSSSTEQSSASRLMRRHKRRRRKQKAPRIERSSSFSSITDSTMSLNIITVTLNMEKYNFLGISIVGQSNERGDGGIYIGSIMKGGAVAADGRIEPGDMLLQVNDINFENMSNDDAVRVLREIVHKPGPITLTVAKCWDPSPRGCFSLPRSEPIRPIDPAAWVSHTAAMTGTYPAYGMSPSMSTITSTSSSITSSIPETERLDDFHLSIHSDMATIVKAMASPESGLEVRDRMWLKITIPNAFIGSDVVDWLYHHVEGFTDRRESRKYASNLLKAGYIRHTVNKITFSEQCYYIFGDLCGNMANLSLHDHDGSSGASDQDTLAPLPHPGAAPWPMAFPYQYPPPHPYNPHPGFPDPGYSYGGGSAGSQHSEGSRSSGSNRSGSERRKEREKTGESKSGGSGSESDHTTRSSMRRERAASERSVPASQHSQRSQHSLAHSIRSHHSQQSYGPPGLPPLFSPPMLLMPPPPSAMGPPGAPPGRDLASVPPELTASRQSFRMAMGNPTKNYGVFDFL
- the DVL3 gene encoding segment polarity protein dishevelled homolog DVL-3 isoform X3, whose product is MAAAETKIIYHLDEQETPYLVKLPIPAERVTLGDFKGLLNRPNYKFYFKSMDDDFGVVKEEISDDNAKLPCFNGRVVSWLVSAEGSHSDAGSVCADNQTELPPSMERTGGIGDSRPPSFHPNTGGSRENLDNETETDSVVSSQRERPRRTDGPEHAPRVNGTVKGERRRDLGGYESSSTLMSSELETTSFFDSDEDDSTSRFSSSTEQSSASRLMRRHKRRRRKQKAPRIERSSSFSSITDSTMSLNIITVTLNMEKYNFLGISIVGQSNERGDGGIYIGSIMKGGAVAADGRIEPGDMLLQVNDINFENMSNDDAVRVLREIVHKPGPITLTVAKCWDPSPRGCFSLPRSKWIADPPLALVPSSCEPIRPIDPAAWVSHTAAMTGTYPAYGMSPSMSTITSTSSSITSSIPETERLDDFHLSIHSDMATIVKAMASPESGLEVRDRMWLKITIPNAFIGSDVVDWLYHHVEGFTDRRESRKYASNLLKAGYIRHTVNKITFSEQCYYIFGDLCGNMANLSLHDHDGSSGASDQDTLAPLPHPGAAPWPMAFPYQYPPPHPYNPHPGFPDPGYSYGGGSAGSQHSEGSRSSGSNRSGSERRKEREKTGESKSGGSGSESDHTTRSSMRRERAASERSVPASQHSQRSQHSLAHSIRSHHSQQSYGPPGLPPLFSPPMLLMPPPPSAMGPPGAPPGRDLASVPPELTASRQSFRMAMGNPTKNYGVFDFL